In one Lolium rigidum isolate FL_2022 chromosome 3, APGP_CSIRO_Lrig_0.1, whole genome shotgun sequence genomic region, the following are encoded:
- the LOC124699382 gene encoding probable flavin-containing monooxygenase 1 has product MDQRAKRVAIVGAGTSGLAACKHLLARGFRPVVFEAGESVGGLWTRTLASTRLQTPAVAYRYSDFPWPDSADVFPRHDQVVDYLAAYARRFGVDECVRFRSTVVAAEYVGSEPEDAADGWERWAGNGEAFGDGTGVWRLNVRQHGVETSQVHEFDFLILCIGRFSGVPNIPAFTPDGGPEAFGGRVLHSMDLSDMADADAAALVKGKRVAVVGASKTAFEIAAECAEANGAGLPCTMVCRNPQWLLHGTNVWGTVNIAYLYMNRFAELMVPRPGSGAASRILAALLAPLAWAISAATGAYYRREIPMREHGMVPGHGFARCVSSCLISMLPDGFYDRVKEGSVVFQRSKSFSFCEDGLQVLDGAGSGNKRRVVPADVVILATGFRGDQKLRDMFVSPRVKDIIAAAPLYRECVHPRVAQMAVLGYEEGLNNIYASEMAAKWVARLLDGGFRLPSVRRMEESCAEWGRYYARRSGGGGDGQSAWRPCIGAVNLWYNDELCRDMGCEHRRKKGFLAEWFQPYGAVDYADIL; this is encoded by the coding sequence ATGGATCAGAGGGCCAAGCGGGTGGCCATCGTGGGCGCCGGCACGAGCGGGCTGGCGGCGTGCAAGCACCTGCTAGCGCGTGGGTTCCGGCCGGTGGTGTTCGAGGCCGGGGAGTCCGTGGGCGGGCTGTGGACGCGCACCCTCGCCTCCACCAGGCTCCAGACGCCCGCCGTCGCGTACCGCTACTCCGACTTCCCGTGGCCGGACTCCGCCGACGTGTTCCCGCGCCACGACCAGGTCGTTGACTACCTGGCAGCCTACGCGCGCCGCTTCGGCGTCGATGAGTGCGTCAGGTTCAGGAGCACCGTCGTCGCCGCGGAGTATGTCGGCTCCGAGCCGGAGGATGCGGCCGACGGGTGGGAGCGGTGGGCCGGCAACGGCGAGGCGTTCGGCGACGGCACGGGCGTGTGGCGCCTCAACGTGCGCCAACACGGCGTCGAGACATCGCAGGTGCACGAGTTCGACTTCCTGATCCTCTGCATCGGCAGATTCAGCGGCGTGCCCAACATCCCGGCGTTCACACCGGACGGCGGCCCGGAGGCGTTCGGGGGGCGGGTGCTCCACTCCATGGACCTGTCTGACATGGccgacgcagacgccgccgcgcTGGTGAAGGGCAAGCGCGTGGCCGTCGTGGGGGCCAGCAAGACGGCCTTCGAAATCGCCGCCGAGTGCGCCGAGGCCAACGGCGCGGGGCTGCCGTGCACGATGGTGTGCCGGAACCCGCAATGGCTGCTCCACGGCACGAACGTGTGGGGGACTGTGAACATAGCGTACCTCTACATGAACCGCTTCGCGGAGCTCATGGTCCCCAGGCCCGGTTCCGGCGCCGCCTCGCGCATCCTGGCCGCGCTGCTCGCGCCGCTGGCGTGGGCGATATCTGCGGCGACGGGGGCGTACTACCGGAGGGAGATCCCGATGCGGGAGCACGGCATGGTGCCCGGGCACGGGTTCGCGAGGTGCGTGTCGTCGTGTCTCATCTCCATGCTGCCGGACGGGTTCTACGACCGGGTGAAGGAAGGCAGCGTCGTCTTCCAGCGGTCCAAATCGTTCAGCTTCTGCGAGGACGGCCTGCAGGTGCTCGACGGTGCCGGCAGCGGCAACAAACGGCGCGTCGTGCCGGCCGACGTGGTGATCCTTGCCACCGGCTTCCGCGGCGACCAGAAACTCCGGGACATGTTTGTGTCGCCGCGGGTAAAGGACATcatcgccgccgcgccgctgTATAGGGAGTGCGTGCACCCGCGGGTCGCGCAGATGGCGGTGCTGGGCTACGAGGAGGGGCTGAACAACATATACGCGTCCGAGATGGCGGCCAAGTGGGTGGCGCGGCTGCTGGACGGCGGGTTTCGGCTGCCGAGCGTGCGGCGGATGGAGGAGAGCTGCGCGGAGTGGGGCAGGTACTACGCGCGGAGGAGCGGGGGCGGCGGGGACGGGCAGAGCGCGTGGAGGCCGTGCATCGGCGCCGTGAACCTGTGGTACAATGACGAGCTTTGCCGGGACATGGGGTGCGAGCACAGGAGGAAGAAGGGGTTCCTCGCCGAGTGGTTCCAGCCCTACGGGGCCGTCGACTACGCCGACATTCTGTGA
- the LOC124696326 gene encoding uncharacterized protein At5g64816-like — translation MVDAWWPVIAAAVPAIVAGQAFRVKRRRDEEQRLKAARGREKSSDEVFVCERVCTSKRMLKKVGAFSKDPIPDTCVTVCGVSELDACADACARTVCVNQHQVPNWNDVCLKRCQSECLKLSSTIM, via the coding sequence ATGGTGGACGCGTGGTGGCCCGTCATCGCGGCGGCCGTCCCGGCGATCGTGGCCGGGCAGGCCTTCCGCGTCaagcggcggcgcgacgaggagcAGCGCCTCAAGGCGGCGCGGGGCCGCGAGAAGAGCTCCGACGAGGTGTTCGTCTGCGAGCGCGTCTGCACCTCCAAGCGGATGCTCAAGAAGGTGGGCGCCTTCTCCAAGGACCCCATCCCGGACACCTGCGTCACCGTCTGCGGCGTCTCCGAGCTCGACGCCTGCGCCGACGCCTGCGCGCGCACCGTCTGCGTCAACCAGCACCAGGTGCCCAACTGGAACGACGTCTGCCTCAAGCGCTGCCAGAGCGAGTGCCTCAAGCTCTCATCCACCATCATGTAG